GCTGGAGCACGTCGCGCACGAAGCCATTGACGATCAGAGCCGTAGCCTCTTCCGCCGAAAGTCCGCGCTGCATGCAGTAGAACAGCTGGTCGTCGGAGATTTTCGAGGTCGTCGCCTCGTGCTCGAAATTGGCGGAGGAATTCTTGGCCTCGATATAGGGCACGGTATGGGCGCCGCATACATTGCCGATCAGCAGCGAGTCGCAATTGGTGAAATTGCGGGCGTTGGCTGCCTTGCGGTGAGCCGAAATCTGGCCGCGATAAGTGTTTTGGGAATGGCCGGCGGCAATGCCCTTGGAAATCACCCGGCTCGACGTATTGGCGCCGAGATGGATCATCTTGGTGCCGGAATCGACCTGCTGCCAGCCGTTTGAAATGGCGATCGAATAGAATTCGCCGCGCGAAGACTCGCCGCGCAGGATGCAGGACGGATATTTCCAGGTGATCGCCGAGCCGGTCTCGACCTGGGTCCAGGAGATTTTCGAGCGCGGCCCCCGGCAATCACCACGCTTGGTGACGAAATTATAGATGCCGCCCTTCCCCTCGCTGTCGCCCGGATACCAGTTCTGCACCGTTGAGTATTTGATCTCGGCGTCGTCCAGCGCGATCAGTTCGACCACCGCCGCATGGAGCTGGTTCTCGTCGCGCTGCGGCGCGGTGCAGCCTTCGAGATAGGAAACGTACGAGCCCTTGTCGGCGATGATGAGGGTGCGCTCGAACTGGCCGGTGTTGCGCTCGTTGATACGGAAATAGGTCGAAAGCTCCATCGGGCAGCGCACGCCCGGCGGCACATAGACGAAGGAGCCGTCGGAATAGACCGCCGAATTGAGGGTGGCGAAATAATTGTCGGTCACTGGCACGACCGAGCCGAGATATTTCTTCACGAGGTCCGGATGGGTCTGCACCGCTTCGGAAATCGGGCAGAAGATGACGCCGGCCTTGGCCAGTTCCGCCTTGAAGGTCGTGGCGACCGAAACCGAATCGAACACCGCGTCCACCGCGACCCTGCGCGCGCTGGGGTCGGCCTGAACGCCGGCCAGGATTTCCTGCTCGCGCAGCGGAATGCCGAGCTTTTCATAGGTGCGCAGAAGCTCTGGATCGACCTCGCCGAGCGATTTCGGCCCCTCGGCCGTTTTCGGCGCGGCGTAATAATAGAGATCCTGATAGTCGATCGGCGGATAATGGACCCGCGCCCATTGCGGCTCGGTCATGGTCCGCCAGCGGCGGAAGGCGTCGAGCCGCCATTCGGTGAGCCATTCCGGCTCGTTCTTCTTAGCCGAAATGAACCGGACGGTGTCCTCGTTCAGGCCCTTGGGGGCCTTGTCCGATTCGATATCGGTGGTAAAGCCGTATTTATAAGCGTCAACGTCAAGCGTTTTGACCTTGTCGACAGTCTCCTGGACAGCCGCCATCGAGTTTCTCCTCACCTAACGCGGGTTCAAGGCCCGCTGGTTGAGTTTATGTGTCCAAGCGGATCAGCTCCGGAGCCTTCGCCGCATTCGCTCATGCACTTTAGCGAATATTTCAAGAAAACGCACGCCCTCTTCTGTCGTGGAATCCCAGCCGAGGCTGATGCGCAGGGCGGAGCGCGCGAGATCTGGCGAAACGCCCATGGCGGCCAGCACATGGGAGGGCGCCACTTTGCCCGAGGAGCAAGCCGAGCCGGACGACAGAGCCACGCCTTCGACATCGAAAGCCGCAACCATTGTCTCGGCGGCGAGCCCCGGAAGGGCGAAAGCCAGACTATTGGCGACGCGCGCCGCCTCTTGTCCGAATATGGCAGCTTCGGGCGCGATTTCCAGCACGCCCGCCTGCAAAAAGTCGCGCAATTGCACAAGCCGCATCGTTTCTGCCTCGCGCTGCGCTTCGGCTTCCTGGAGCGCCGCCGCGAAGCCGGCTACCGCCGCGACATTTTCCGTGCCGCCGCGAAAAGACCGCTCCTGTCCGCCGCCACGAATGAAAGCCGGCGTCGGCATCAGATCACGCCGGGCAAAAGCAAGCGCACCCGCGCCCTTCGGCCCGCCGAGCTTATGGCTGGAGAGAAACAGGATGTCGGCGCCGGTCGCGGCGAAAGAGCAGGGAATGCGCGAGAAAGCCTGAACCGCGTCGCAGACGAGCGTCCCGCCTGCCGCATGGACGATTGCGGCCGCTTCCGCGACCGGCTGGACGACGCCGGTCTCGTTGTTCACCGCCTGTAATGCCAGCACGGCGCGGGCGCCGGGCGCCTCGGCCAGGCAGGCGTGCAAATCTTCGAGATCGAGCCTGCCCTGCGGATTGAGGCGCACGGACGCGACCGCCTCGGCCGGGAAAGAATGGCCGCTCTGGACACAAACGTGCTCGCCCGCTCCGATCAGCAGCCGCTCGCCCTCGCGCGGCCGCAGTGCCGTCGCCGCCGCCTCGGTCGCGCCGGAGACGAAAATCACCTGGTCGGTCCGCGTCCCGAGCGCCCTGGCGGTCGCGACGCGCGCGGTCTCGACCATTGCGCGGGCGGCGCGGCCTTCGGCGTGAACGCTCGACGCATTGCCCGCGTCAAGCGCCCCGACTAAGGCGTCCCGGGCGGCGGGGCGCAAAGGCGCGGTGGCGTTATAGTCGAAATAGATGCGGCTCATCGGATCGATGTTTCATCCCGCGAGCCCGCCTTATCGCGCGGCGAACGTGGCGCTTCAACTGGATTCGACAGCGATGGGACACGATAGTGCAACTGGCGCTCGATTTGGCCTGATTGCAATCAGGCCTGCGGCCGCCGCGCCGAGTTCGGCGCTCGCAAATTATCCCTGCTGGTGGAAAAACACCCAGCCGACGCCTCGACCTATCGATTCGCGGATCATCCGGACCAGCGTGATCGCAGACATTTCCTCGCCCAAAGCGAGATGCCAAAGCACCGTGGCGACGTAGCCCAGGACGATGATCATAAAAGCTGTGCGCACGATGAAAACGACGGACGCCACGAAATCTCTTTTCGTGCGCAGCGACCTTCTCTGATCTTCGAACTCCATAAGGAAACGGCCCATCGCTTCTCTCCTGAAAATGAGATGCCGTGACCCAACGCTTTTCAGTGTAGCGTGACCAAATACGACGAATATATTTGCCAACTATCCCATGAAACTCAAGCTACCCTTTCGTCAGTTTAATTTTACGATGAATCAGCAATCAGTATAGTTACTATAATTGTATTAAATTACTAAACGTCATTCTTGCGAATAACACGATCAGACCGTCACGATCTTCTGTCCTGCATCCGTGCGCGCCTGCCAACCGCTGCGGACGAGTTCGGGATCGACATGCTCTTCTTCCGGCCACCCGATGCAAAGAAAGGCGATCAACTTGTAGCTCGCCGGAGCGTTCAGCGCGGCGGCGACCCGTGCGGGATCGAGGATCGAGACCCAGCCGAGGCCCAGTCCCGCCGCGCGCGCCGCGAGCCACAGGCCGGAGATCATGCAGACCACCGAATAATCGAGCATCTCCGGCATGGTGCGCGTGCCGAGCCCATGGCCCTGTTCGGTGGCGTGATCGCAAAAGACCGCAAGCTGGACCGGCGCAGCGTCGAGGCCGGCAAGCTTGAGCCGCGCGTAAAGCGCGGCGCGGTCGTCGCTCTGCGCCGCCAGCGCCTCCGCGTTGCAGTCCAGGAAATTGCGCCGGATTTCGCCGCGCTTGTCGGCGCTTTGGACCCGGATGATGCGCCAGGGCTGGCTGTTGCCGACCGAAGGCGAAATCTGCGCGAGATCGAACAACGCGGCGAGCAGGGCCTCGGGCACGGGATCGGCGCGAAAGCGGCGCACGTCGCGCCGCCAGCGCATCAACTCGGCGAGCTCCTCCTGGAAACGGGCGTCGAAGACTGGATTTTCCGTCATGATGAGACCTCCGCGACGCAATGGAAAAAGCCGCCCGTCACGAGCCCCCGCCGCGATCCGGCCGGCGCCGGCTGAGCCCCATAGGCGTCCGCGGCCATCGCCATCGGCGCGTCTTCGCCCTGAGCGACAATGCTGGCGTAATGAAACTCGTGGCCACGAAACCTTTGCCCTTTCCGGCCCAGAAGGCAATCTTCCACAAGCGTCGCGTCGCGATAGCCAAGCGCCATCTTGCGCTTCGCGAAAGAGGTCCGCACCGAAAGCAGTCCGGCCATGGGATGAAGGATCCCTCCGGCGTCCGTGAGGCTCTCGCCGAGAACCATATAGCCGCCGCATTCGCCGTGAACAGGCTTCACGCTCGCGAAAGTTCTGAGCCCATCGAGGAAGCGGGCGTTGGCCGCGAGCCTCCCGGCGTGAAGCTCCGGATAGCCGCCCGGCAACCAGACGCAATCGGCGGCGCGCGGCGGCGGCTCGTCGGCGAGTGGCGAAAAGAACAGAAATTCCGCCCCACGCCAGCGCCACCCCGCGAGAATATGGGGATAAAGGAAGGAAAAAGCCTCGTCGCGGGCGATGGCTATTTTTTGCGCCGGCGGCGTGAGCGCCACGGCCGCCCGCGCCGGCAGGTCAAGGCGCGCGGCGATTTCGAGCAAAGCGTCGAGATCGACGTGATTTTCGACGAAATTGGCGAGCGAATCGAGTTTTTTCTCCAATTCCGCCGTTTCCGAGGCCTGCACCAGCCCGAGATGGCGCTCCGGCAGCGAGACGTCCTTGCATTTCGGCATGGATCCGATCAGCCTCAGGCCGGCCGCCGCGACCCCGGCGCGCGCCAAGGCCAGATGGCGCGGGCTGGCGATATTGTTCAGGACCACGCCTGCGATGCGCAGGCGCGGATCGAAAGCCGAAAATCCCCTGGCGACCGCGCCGGCCGATTGCGCCTGCC
This genomic interval from Candidatus Rhodoblastus alkanivorans contains the following:
- the sufB gene encoding Fe-S cluster assembly protein SufB gives rise to the protein MAAVQETVDKVKTLDVDAYKYGFTTDIESDKAPKGLNEDTVRFISAKKNEPEWLTEWRLDAFRRWRTMTEPQWARVHYPPIDYQDLYYYAAPKTAEGPKSLGEVDPELLRTYEKLGIPLREQEILAGVQADPSARRVAVDAVFDSVSVATTFKAELAKAGVIFCPISEAVQTHPDLVKKYLGSVVPVTDNYFATLNSAVYSDGSFVYVPPGVRCPMELSTYFRINERNTGQFERTLIIADKGSYVSYLEGCTAPQRDENQLHAAVVELIALDDAEIKYSTVQNWYPGDSEGKGGIYNFVTKRGDCRGPRSKISWTQVETGSAITWKYPSCILRGESSRGEFYSIAISNGWQQVDSGTKMIHLGANTSSRVISKGIAAGHSQNTYRGQISAHRKAANARNFTNCDSLLIGNVCGAHTVPYIEAKNSSANFEHEATTSKISDDQLFYCMQRGLSAEEATALIVNGFVRDVLQQLPMEFAVEAQKLIAISLEGSVG
- a CDS encoding cysteine desulfurase family protein is translated as MSRIYFDYNATAPLRPAARDALVGALDAGNASSVHAEGRAARAMVETARVATARALGTRTDQVIFVSGATEAAATALRPREGERLLIGAGEHVCVQSGHSFPAEAVASVRLNPQGRLDLEDLHACLAEAPGARAVLALQAVNNETGVVQPVAEAAAIVHAAGGTLVCDAVQAFSRIPCSFAATGADILFLSSHKLGGPKGAGALAFARRDLMPTPAFIRGGGQERSFRGGTENVAAVAGFAAALQEAEAQREAETMRLVQLRDFLQAGVLEIAPEAAIFGQEAARVANSLAFALPGLAAETMVAAFDVEGVALSSGSACSSGKVAPSHVLAAMGVSPDLARSALRISLGWDSTTEEGVRFLEIFAKVHERMRRRLRS
- the bluB gene encoding 5,6-dimethylbenzimidazole synthase, translating into MTENPVFDARFQEELAELMRWRRDVRRFRADPVPEALLAALFDLAQISPSVGNSQPWRIIRVQSADKRGEIRRNFLDCNAEALAAQSDDRAALYARLKLAGLDAAPVQLAVFCDHATEQGHGLGTRTMPEMLDYSVVCMISGLWLAARAAGLGLGWVSILDPARVAAALNAPASYKLIAFLCIGWPEEEHVDPELVRSGWQARTDAGQKIVTV
- a CDS encoding cobyrinate a,c-diamide synthase, whose translation is MSAKGLLIAAPRSGSGKTTLTLGAMRALRQRGVAVAGVKSGPDYIDPAFHRAAVGRDSFNLDSWAMEPGLVAALAGQAAAGADLLLAEASMGLFDGVPAPMGRSGASADVAAALGLPVLLVLDASGQAQSAGAVARGFSAFDPRLRIAGVVLNNIASPRHLALARAGVAAAGLRLIGSMPKCKDVSLPERHLGLVQASETAELEKKLDSLANFVENHVDLDALLEIAARLDLPARAAVALTPPAQKIAIARDEAFSFLYPHILAGWRWRGAEFLFFSPLADEPPPRAADCVWLPGGYPELHAGRLAANARFLDGLRTFASVKPVHGECGGYMVLGESLTDAGGILHPMAGLLSVRTSFAKRKMALGYRDATLVEDCLLGRKGQRFRGHEFHYASIVAQGEDAPMAMAADAYGAQPAPAGSRRGLVTGGFFHCVAEVSS